From the Deltaproteobacteria bacterium genome, one window contains:
- a CDS encoding Uma2 family endonuclease produces the protein MSRASRESESEPLVSRPMSIDEWADLPEDEPGELVDGYLVEEEMPGLLHEIVLTWLVYSLRSWAAPRGGLVFGSEGKFAVAARRGRKPDLTMYLPGHPALPRRGAVRVPPDVAIEIVTPTPRDVRRDRVEKVEDYAGFGVRYYWIVDPEQQTFEILELGADGRYVRALGATGGILATVPGCADLTLDLDELWREGDKLGSAEPEPRSQP, from the coding sequence ATGAGCCGCGCGTCCCGCGAGTCCGAGTCGGAGCCCCTGGTTTCCCGCCCGATGTCCATCGACGAGTGGGCAGACCTGCCGGAGGACGAGCCGGGCGAGCTCGTGGACGGCTACCTGGTGGAGGAAGAGATGCCAGGTCTGCTGCACGAGATCGTGCTCACGTGGCTGGTCTACTCGTTGCGGTCGTGGGCGGCGCCGCGCGGGGGGCTCGTGTTCGGGTCGGAAGGCAAGTTCGCCGTCGCCGCGCGGCGGGGACGGAAGCCCGACCTCACCATGTACCTTCCGGGACATCCCGCGCTCCCGCGCCGCGGCGCCGTGCGGGTGCCGCCTGACGTCGCGATCGAGATCGTCACCCCGACGCCGCGGGACGTCCGCCGCGACCGGGTGGAGAAGGTCGAGGACTACGCCGGCTTCGGCGTCCGCTACTACTGGATCGTCGATCCCGAGCAGCAGACGTTCGAGATCCTCGAGCTCGGCGCCGACGGCCGCTACGTCCGCGCCCTCGGCGCCACGGGCGGGATCCTCGCGACGGTCCCGGGCTGCGCGGACCTCACGCTCGATCTCGACGAGCTCTGGCGCGAGGGCGACAAGCTCGGTTCCGCCGAGCCCGAGCCGCGCAGCCAGCCTTGA